The genomic region GGCAATTTTTTCGATAAGTTCCATGAGTTCGGTAACTGAATGAAAAGCTTTGTGGGTTGCCGGTGAGAGAACGTCTTTACCAACTTCCACACCCCGTATTTCGGCCAGTTCAGGTGTTATTTTGGCTCCGGGTAGTACGCCGCCTTTTCCAGGTTTTGCACCTTGGGACAATTTTATTTCAATGGCTTTGACACACGGATTCTCATCTACCAATATCTTTAATTTTTCAAGGGACAGATTACCGTCTTTGCTTCGTACCCCAAAATATCCCGTTCCAAAATGAAAAACTACATCCCCACCATGTTTATGATATGGGGAAAGCCCGCCCTCTCCCGTATTATGATAGGCATTTGCTTTGGCCACGCCTTTGTTCATGGCCTCAACCGCCGCCGCCGATAGGGAACCAAAGCTCATGGCAGAAATATTGATTATTGATGCAGGGCGGTACGGTTTTCTACGCTTGTTGTATGCGCCCATGACCTTGGCACAGGGTATAAAGGTTTTATCGTTCGCATTGGGATGATTATCGGCAACCTCATAGCCCATCATCTGGTTTTTTATGAAGATGTGCTGGTGTGCGTAAATATCCCTGTCGGTTCCAAAACCTTCATAATTGTTCTGCTTTTTGGCCGAGGCATAGATCCAGCCCCGTTCTATCCTGTTAAATGGTAGTTCCTCACGATTGTTCGCCACAAAATATTGCCGCATCTCAGGGCCTATGCTTTCCAGCCAATAACGCAAGTGCCCCACCACGGGAAAATTATGCGATATTGTATGTGCTTTTTGGAAAAATACATCCCGAAGGGCTACTAGGGCTAAAAAAACTAGAATATATGCCCACCAGGGGATAGCTGAGAGGAAATCAATCATAAAAATATAGGGTTTTTAAAAGTTTTTGGGTTTACAATATTTCGTACTTTCACTAATATAGGTTGCGACTCCAATAAAACTAGAAAGATTTCATCGGATTCACTTTTATCATTCGCCAAAAATAAAATCAAGAACGTGTACTGTAACAATTTATTTACTATCTATTACCCGATTTATTTTTGCTATTTATTTAGATAATCCAAACTCATTTCTGTCAAGGTTTTTACGCCTAACAACAGGCCGCTATCATCAATTTTAAAATCTGGGGTATGGTGTGGGTAGGATTCTGTGTTGCCTGGTGTCATTCCACCTAAAAAAAAGAAGAACCCAGGAGCCTCTCTTTGAAAATACGAAAAATCCTCGGCACCGGTAATCGCTTTTTGGGTTTGAATGTTCTCGGTTCCTGCGACCCGTTGCATTGTTGGCAACATTTGGGTCACTAACGCTGGGTCATTATACGTGATATCTGTAGAATCGGTTATTTCGCAGGTAGCCGTACCGCCGTAGGCTTCGGCAATGGTCTCTACCATTTCTATCATGCGTTTGTTCAACTTATCCTTCATGTCGTA from Costertonia aggregata harbors:
- a CDS encoding FMN-binding glutamate synthase family protein; translation: MIDFLSAIPWWAYILVFLALVALRDVFFQKAHTISHNFPVVGHLRYWLESIGPEMRQYFVANNREELPFNRIERGWIYASAKKQNNYEGFGTDRDIYAHQHIFIKNQMMGYEVADNHPNANDKTFIPCAKVMGAYNKRRKPYRPASIINISAMSFGSLSAAAVEAMNKGVAKANAYHNTGEGGLSPYHKHGGDVVFHFGTGYFGVRSKDGNLSLEKLKILVDENPCVKAIEIKLSQGAKPGKGGVLPGAKITPELAEIRGVEVGKDVLSPATHKAFHSVTELMELIEKIAEETGLPVGIKGAIGKLDQWEELADIMLKTGKGPDFITVDGGEGGTGAAPPSFADHVSLPWVYGFSSLYKVFHKRNLSDRIVFIGSGKLGFPAKAAMAFAMGVDCINVAREAMMSIGCIQAQVCHTNRCPAGIATQKKWLQNGIDIPLKSDRLAQYFKTFRKEFLEITHAAGYEHPCQFTMDDIQVNVDDNDLNRSLASTYGYNKAKVPFTSVQELSDCLYLGGKTDKEIAV